Proteins co-encoded in one Dyella japonica A8 genomic window:
- a CDS encoding YerC/YecD family TrpR-related protein yields the protein MKRRSIDPETPAESAELSLCEALLSLKNAEEMSAFLHDLCTPAELEVMVDRWRVVPYLLDGVAYREIHERTSVSITTIGRVARYINQGSGGYLAAGARAARRRAASKKVKA from the coding sequence ATGAAACGCCGATCGATCGATCCCGAAACACCCGCCGAGTCCGCCGAGCTCAGTCTTTGCGAGGCCTTGCTCTCGCTGAAGAACGCCGAGGAGATGTCGGCCTTCCTGCATGACCTGTGCACGCCCGCCGAACTTGAGGTGATGGTGGACCGTTGGCGCGTGGTGCCTTACCTGCTGGATGGCGTGGCCTATCGCGAGATCCACGAGCGGACGTCAGTGAGCATCACGACCATCGGGCGCGTCGCCCGCTATATCAACCAGGGCAGTGGTGGCTATCTCGCCGCCGGTGCCCGTGCCGCCCGTCGTCGCGCGGCCAGCAAGAAGGTGAAGGCATGA